The Gadus chalcogrammus isolate NIFS_2021 chromosome 10, NIFS_Gcha_1.0, whole genome shotgun sequence genome contains a region encoding:
- the elovl6 gene encoding elongation of very long chain fatty acids protein 6 isoform X2 codes for MKQREKFELRKPLVLWSLTLAVFSIFGAVRTGSYMMHILLTKGLQHSVCDQSFYNGPVSKFWAYAFVLSKAPELGDTLFIVLRKQRLIFLHWYHHITVLLYSWYSYKDMVAGGGWFMTMNYLVHALMYSYYAARAAGFRVSRRLAMFITLTQISQMVVGCVVNYLVYSWMQRGAGCPSHVHNIVWSSLMYLSYFLLFLHFFYEAYVGKNKPPASASAVTATTITTTTTDAKKSQ; via the exons ATGAAGCAGCGAGAGAAGTTTGAACTGAGGAAACCGCTGGTGCTATGGTCGCTAACGCTAGCGGTGTTCAG tatcTTTGGCGCGGTGCGGACAGGAAGCTACATGATGCACATCCTTTTGACGAAGGGGCTGCAGCACTCGGTGTGCGACCAGAGCTTCTACAACGGACCCGTCAGCAAGTTCTGGGCCTACGCCTTCGtcctgagcaaggcaccggAGCTGG gcgaCACCCTGTTCATCGTGCTCCGTAAGCAGCGGCTGATCTTCCTCCACTGGTACCACCACATCACGGTGCTGCTCTACTCCTGGTACTCCTACAAGGACATGGTGGCGGGCGGCGGCTGGTTCATGACCATGAATTACCTGGTGCACGCGCTCATGTACTCGTACTACGCGGCACGCGCTGCGGGCTTCAGGGTATCGCGGCGCCTGGCCATGTTCATCACGCTGACCCAGATCAGCCAGATGGTGGTGGGCTGCGTGGTCAACTACCTGGTCTACTCCTGGATGCAGCGGGGCGCCGGCTGCCCCTCCCACGTCCACAACATCGTCTGGTCCTCCCTCATGTACCTCAGCTACTTCCTGCTCTTCCTGCACTTCTTCTACGAGGCGTACGTGGGCAAGAACAAACCTCCGGCCTCCGCCTCCGCCGTGACCGCGACGACCATCACCACAACGACCACGGACGCCAAGAAGAGCCAGTGA
- the elovl6 gene encoding elongation of very long chain fatty acids protein 6 isoform X1 — protein MPLALQEYEFERQFNEDEAIRWMQENWKKSFLFCSLYAACIIGGRHLMKQREKFELRKPLVLWSLTLAVFSIFGAVRTGSYMMHILLTKGLQHSVCDQSFYNGPVSKFWAYAFVLSKAPELGDTLFIVLRKQRLIFLHWYHHITVLLYSWYSYKDMVAGGGWFMTMNYLVHALMYSYYAARAAGFRVSRRLAMFITLTQISQMVVGCVVNYLVYSWMQRGAGCPSHVHNIVWSSLMYLSYFLLFLHFFYEAYVGKNKPPASASAVTATTITTTTTDAKKSQ, from the exons GAAGAAGTCCTTCCTGTTCTGCAGTCTGTACGCCGCCTGCATCATCGGGGGGCGCCACCTCATGAAGCAGCGAGAGAAGTTTGAACTGAGGAAACCGCTGGTGCTATGGTCGCTAACGCTAGCGGTGTTCAG tatcTTTGGCGCGGTGCGGACAGGAAGCTACATGATGCACATCCTTTTGACGAAGGGGCTGCAGCACTCGGTGTGCGACCAGAGCTTCTACAACGGACCCGTCAGCAAGTTCTGGGCCTACGCCTTCGtcctgagcaaggcaccggAGCTGG gcgaCACCCTGTTCATCGTGCTCCGTAAGCAGCGGCTGATCTTCCTCCACTGGTACCACCACATCACGGTGCTGCTCTACTCCTGGTACTCCTACAAGGACATGGTGGCGGGCGGCGGCTGGTTCATGACCATGAATTACCTGGTGCACGCGCTCATGTACTCGTACTACGCGGCACGCGCTGCGGGCTTCAGGGTATCGCGGCGCCTGGCCATGTTCATCACGCTGACCCAGATCAGCCAGATGGTGGTGGGCTGCGTGGTCAACTACCTGGTCTACTCCTGGATGCAGCGGGGCGCCGGCTGCCCCTCCCACGTCCACAACATCGTCTGGTCCTCCCTCATGTACCTCAGCTACTTCCTGCTCTTCCTGCACTTCTTCTACGAGGCGTACGTGGGCAAGAACAAACCTCCGGCCTCCGCCTCCGCCGTGACCGCGACGACCATCACCACAACGACCACGGACGCCAAGAAGAGCCAGTGA